In Nothobranchius furzeri strain GRZ-AD chromosome 18, NfurGRZ-RIMD1, whole genome shotgun sequence, a single genomic region encodes these proteins:
- the mocs1 gene encoding molybdenum cofactor biosynthesis protein 1 isoform X3, translating to MFSSGKQLCPLLEDLRAAETLPAMSASTRAACRLSGIRGSLKNVRKVFDRCVNGVVQRTFSSATHEENEAEVRESTFSAPNFPSPLKTKLKLNDNILPFSAFLRDGFGRRHNYLRISLTEKCNLRCQYCMPEEGVKLTPRNQLLSTSEVLTLARLFVQEGVDKIRLTGGEPLIRADVLDIIAELKKLQGLKTLAVTTNGINLSRLLPKLKGAGLDLINISLDSLVPAKFEFIVRRKGFHKVMEGIDKAAELGYNPVKINCVVMRGLNEDELLDFVALTETKPLEVRFIEYMPFDGNKWNFKKMVSYQEMLDRIRQRWPDLERLQAGPADTAKIFKVPGFTGQLGFITSMSDNFCSSCNRLRITADGNLKVCLFGNSEVSLRDALRSGAPDEELLQIIGAAVGRKKKQHAGMFSISQMKNRPMILIGG from the exons ATGTTTTCCTCCGGAAAGCAGCTCTGTCCGCTCCTAGAGGACCTCCGAGCTGCAGAAACGCTCCCAGCCATGTCCGCCTCCACTAGAGCAGCCTGTCGCTTGTCGGGGATACGAGGCAGTTTGAAAAATGTCAGAAAAGTCTTCGACCGCTGCGTGAACGGCGTCGTCCAGCGGACGTTTTCTAGTGCTACGCACGAAGAAAACGAGGCTGAAGTCCGAGAGTCCACTTTCTCTGCTCCCAACTTTCCTTCGCCTCTGAAAACCAAACTG AAGCTGAACGACAACATCCTCCCGTTTTCAGCCTTCCTGAGGGACGGCTTCGGCCGCAGACACAACTACCTACGAATATCTCTGACTGAGAAATGTAACCTTCGCT GTCAGTACTGCATGCCGGAGGAGGGAGTGAAGCTCACGCCGCGGAACCAGCTGCTTTCCACCTCCGAGGTTCTGACCCTGGCTCGCCTCTTCGTCCAGGAGGGCGTGGACAAAATCCGCCTCACGGGAGGGGAGCCCCTCATCAGAGCGGACGTGCTGGATATCATCG CTGAGCTGAAAAAGCTGCAGGGCCTGAAAACGTTAGCAGTCACGACCAACGGCATCAACTTATCCAGGCTTTTGCCCAAGCTGAAAGGCGCCGGTCTGGACCTGATCAACATCAGCCTGGACTCACTGGTTCCTGCAAAGTTTGAGTTTATCGTCCGGCGAAAAG GGTTCCATAAAGTCATGGAGGGCATCGACAAAGCAGCCGAGTTAGGCTACAACCCCGTCAAG ATCAACTGCGTGGTGATGAGAGGCCTCAACGAGGACGAGCTGCTGGATTTTGTGGCTCTGACGGAGACGAAGCCTCTGGAGGTGCGCTTCATTGAATACATGCCCTTTGATG GCAACAAGTGGAATTTTAAGAAGATGGTGAGCTACCAGGAGATGCTGGACCGGATCAGGCAGCGGTGGCCCGATCTGGAACGGCTTCAAGCCGGACCTGCAGACACCGCTAAG ATCTTTAAAGTCCCAGGATTCACGGGCCAGCTGGGCTTCATCACTTCCATGTCCGACAacttctgcagctcctgcaaccgttTACGAATCACAGCAGACGGAAACCTGAAG GTGTGTTTGTTTGGGAACTCCGAAGTGTCCCTCAGAGACGCTTTGCGTTCTGGAGCTCCTGATGAAGAGCTGCTGCAGATTATTGGAGCAGCTGTGGGACGGAAGAAGAAGCAACACGCAG GCATGTTCAGCATCTCCCAGATGAAGAACAGACCCATGATTCTCATCGGTGGGTGA
- the mocs1 gene encoding molybdenum cofactor biosynthesis protein 1 isoform X2 — MFSSGKQLCPLLEDLRAAETLPAMSASTRAACRLSGIRGSLKNVRKVFDRCVNGVVQRTFSSATHEENEAEVRESTFSAPNFPSPLKTKLKLNDNILPFSAFLRDGFGRRHNYLRISLTEKCNLRCQYCMPEEGVKLTPRNQLLSTSEVLTLARLFVQEGVDKIRLTGGEPLIRADVLDIIAELKKLQGLKTLAVTTNGINLSRLLPKLKGAGLDLINISLDSLVPAKFEFIVRRKGFHKVMEGIDKAAELGYNPVKINCVVMRGLNEDELLDFVALTETKPLEVRFIEYMPFDGNKWNFKKMVSYQEMLDRIRQRWPDLERLQAGPADTAKIFKVPGFTGQLGFITSMSDNFCSSCNRLRITADGNLKVCLFGNSEVSLRDALRSGAPDEELLQIIGAAVGRKKKQHAGMFSISQMKNRPMILIDAFKPKLQNTQRASSETRQHEKDSFLHPAEAPRVSRSASRRVLNTEEFMCLPASALGCWFETSSSSSVKTHISKKGHYDVAPPRRSEFSRGLTFSHTAGLMTRTNGRSLRYAQPSGPDARTALSPRTPGTLVFSTKPMSPKPNSVRMFHNHNSSQINRESRSNQTRSSSDTQLSHVDSQGRATMVDIGGKPPTCRTATACATVILGSTAFRLLRDIQLAKGDALTVAQLAGIMASKQTSSLIPLCHPLPLDHASIAFQLDSQQSAVIITATCRTTGRTGVEMEALTAASVAALTVYDMCKAVSHDIIITDVKLLSKTGGKKDFNRHPSLEN; from the exons ATGTTTTCCTCCGGAAAGCAGCTCTGTCCGCTCCTAGAGGACCTCCGAGCTGCAGAAACGCTCCCAGCCATGTCCGCCTCCACTAGAGCAGCCTGTCGCTTGTCGGGGATACGAGGCAGTTTGAAAAATGTCAGAAAAGTCTTCGACCGCTGCGTGAACGGCGTCGTCCAGCGGACGTTTTCTAGTGCTACGCACGAAGAAAACGAGGCTGAAGTCCGAGAGTCCACTTTCTCTGCTCCCAACTTTCCTTCGCCTCTGAAAACCAAACTG AAGCTGAACGACAACATCCTCCCGTTTTCAGCCTTCCTGAGGGACGGCTTCGGCCGCAGACACAACTACCTACGAATATCTCTGACTGAGAAATGTAACCTTCGCT GTCAGTACTGCATGCCGGAGGAGGGAGTGAAGCTCACGCCGCGGAACCAGCTGCTTTCCACCTCCGAGGTTCTGACCCTGGCTCGCCTCTTCGTCCAGGAGGGCGTGGACAAAATCCGCCTCACGGGAGGGGAGCCCCTCATCAGAGCGGACGTGCTGGATATCATCG CTGAGCTGAAAAAGCTGCAGGGCCTGAAAACGTTAGCAGTCACGACCAACGGCATCAACTTATCCAGGCTTTTGCCCAAGCTGAAAGGCGCCGGTCTGGACCTGATCAACATCAGCCTGGACTCACTGGTTCCTGCAAAGTTTGAGTTTATCGTCCGGCGAAAAG GGTTCCATAAAGTCATGGAGGGCATCGACAAAGCAGCCGAGTTAGGCTACAACCCCGTCAAG ATCAACTGCGTGGTGATGAGAGGCCTCAACGAGGACGAGCTGCTGGATTTTGTGGCTCTGACGGAGACGAAGCCTCTGGAGGTGCGCTTCATTGAATACATGCCCTTTGATG GCAACAAGTGGAATTTTAAGAAGATGGTGAGCTACCAGGAGATGCTGGACCGGATCAGGCAGCGGTGGCCCGATCTGGAACGGCTTCAAGCCGGACCTGCAGACACCGCTAAG ATCTTTAAAGTCCCAGGATTCACGGGCCAGCTGGGCTTCATCACTTCCATGTCCGACAacttctgcagctcctgcaaccgttTACGAATCACAGCAGACGGAAACCTGAAG GTGTGTTTGTTTGGGAACTCCGAAGTGTCCCTCAGAGACGCTTTGCGTTCTGGAGCTCCTGATGAAGAGCTGCTGCAGATTATTGGAGCAGCTGTGGGACGGAAGAAGAAGCAACACGCAG GCATGTTCAGCATCTCCCAGATGAAGAACAGACCCATGATTCTCATCG ACGCGTTTAAGCCAAAGCTACAAAACACACAGAGGGCTTCATCCGAGACCCGTCAGCATGAAAAAGACTCGTTTCTTCATCCAGCTGAAGCTCCTCGTGTGTCACGTTCAGCCAGCAGAAGAGTCCTAAACACAGAGGAGTTCATGTGCCTTCCAGCTTCAGCTCTGGGTTGCTGGTTTGAAACCTCCAGTAGTTCTAGCGTTAAAACACATATCAGCAAAAAAGGGCATTATGAtgtagctccgcctcgccgctcaGAGTTTAGTCGTGGACTAACTTTCAGCCACACTGCAGGTTTGATGACGCGCACAAACGGACGCTCTCTCAGGTACGCAcaaccctctggtcctgatgccaGGACCGCTCTCTCTCCAAGGACCCCGGGAACGTTGGTGTTTTCCACAAAACCGATGAGCCCTAAACCCAACAGCGTTAGGATGTTTCACAATCACAACTCCAGTCAAATCAACAGAGAGTCGAGAAGCAATCAGACTCGGTCCAGTTCTGACACCCAGCTGAGTCACGTCGACTCCCAGGGCCGAGCCACCATGGTGGACATCGGGGGGAAACCTCCCACGTGTCGAACAGCCACAGCCTGCGCCACCGTCATCCTGGGCTCCACTGCTTTCCGCTTGCTTCGGGACATCCAGCTGGCTAAAGGCGACGCTCTGACCGTGGCGCAGCTGGCTGGGATCATGGCGTCAAAGCAGACGTCATCCCTCATCCCACTCTGCCACCCGCTTCCTTTAGACCACGCCTCCATCGCCTTTCAGCTCGACTCACAGCAGAGCGCCGTCATCATCACTGCAACCTGTCGCACCACCGGGAGGACGGGGGTGGAGATGGAGGCCCTGACAGCCGCCTCTGTGGCGGCGCTCACCGTCTACGACATGTGCAAGGCTGTGAGCCATGACATCATCATCACGGATGTGAAGCTCCTCAGCAAGACGGGCGGGAAGAAGGACTTCAACCGACACCCGTCGTTGGAAAACTGA
- the mocs1 gene encoding molybdenum cofactor biosynthesis protein 1 isoform X1, translated as MFSSGKQLCPLLEDLRAAETLPAMSASTRAACRLSGIRGSLKNVRKVFDRCVNGVVQRTFSSATHEENEAEVRESTFSAPNFPSPLKTKLKLNDNILPFSAFLRDGFGRRHNYLRISLTEKCNLRCQYCMPEEGVKLTPRNQLLSTSEVLTLARLFVQEGVDKIRLTGGEPLIRADVLDIIAELKKLQGLKTLAVTTNGINLSRLLPKLKGAGLDLINISLDSLVPAKFEFIVRRKGFHKVMEGIDKAAELGYNPVKINCVVMRGLNEDELLDFVALTETKPLEVRFIEYMPFDGNKWNFKKMVSYQEMLDRIRQRWPDLERLQAGPADTAKIFKVPGFTGQLGFITSMSDNFCSSCNRLRITADGNLKVCLFGNSEVSLRDALRSGAPDEELLQIIGAAVGRKKKQHAGMFSISQMKNRPMILIADAFKPKLQNTQRASSETRQHEKDSFLHPAEAPRVSRSASRRVLNTEEFMCLPASALGCWFETSSSSSVKTHISKKGHYDVAPPRRSEFSRGLTFSHTAGLMTRTNGRSLRYAQPSGPDARTALSPRTPGTLVFSTKPMSPKPNSVRMFHNHNSSQINRESRSNQTRSSSDTQLSHVDSQGRATMVDIGGKPPTCRTATACATVILGSTAFRLLRDIQLAKGDALTVAQLAGIMASKQTSSLIPLCHPLPLDHASIAFQLDSQQSAVIITATCRTTGRTGVEMEALTAASVAALTVYDMCKAVSHDIIITDVKLLSKTGGKKDFNRHPSLEN; from the exons ATGTTTTCCTCCGGAAAGCAGCTCTGTCCGCTCCTAGAGGACCTCCGAGCTGCAGAAACGCTCCCAGCCATGTCCGCCTCCACTAGAGCAGCCTGTCGCTTGTCGGGGATACGAGGCAGTTTGAAAAATGTCAGAAAAGTCTTCGACCGCTGCGTGAACGGCGTCGTCCAGCGGACGTTTTCTAGTGCTACGCACGAAGAAAACGAGGCTGAAGTCCGAGAGTCCACTTTCTCTGCTCCCAACTTTCCTTCGCCTCTGAAAACCAAACTG AAGCTGAACGACAACATCCTCCCGTTTTCAGCCTTCCTGAGGGACGGCTTCGGCCGCAGACACAACTACCTACGAATATCTCTGACTGAGAAATGTAACCTTCGCT GTCAGTACTGCATGCCGGAGGAGGGAGTGAAGCTCACGCCGCGGAACCAGCTGCTTTCCACCTCCGAGGTTCTGACCCTGGCTCGCCTCTTCGTCCAGGAGGGCGTGGACAAAATCCGCCTCACGGGAGGGGAGCCCCTCATCAGAGCGGACGTGCTGGATATCATCG CTGAGCTGAAAAAGCTGCAGGGCCTGAAAACGTTAGCAGTCACGACCAACGGCATCAACTTATCCAGGCTTTTGCCCAAGCTGAAAGGCGCCGGTCTGGACCTGATCAACATCAGCCTGGACTCACTGGTTCCTGCAAAGTTTGAGTTTATCGTCCGGCGAAAAG GGTTCCATAAAGTCATGGAGGGCATCGACAAAGCAGCCGAGTTAGGCTACAACCCCGTCAAG ATCAACTGCGTGGTGATGAGAGGCCTCAACGAGGACGAGCTGCTGGATTTTGTGGCTCTGACGGAGACGAAGCCTCTGGAGGTGCGCTTCATTGAATACATGCCCTTTGATG GCAACAAGTGGAATTTTAAGAAGATGGTGAGCTACCAGGAGATGCTGGACCGGATCAGGCAGCGGTGGCCCGATCTGGAACGGCTTCAAGCCGGACCTGCAGACACCGCTAAG ATCTTTAAAGTCCCAGGATTCACGGGCCAGCTGGGCTTCATCACTTCCATGTCCGACAacttctgcagctcctgcaaccgttTACGAATCACAGCAGACGGAAACCTGAAG GTGTGTTTGTTTGGGAACTCCGAAGTGTCCCTCAGAGACGCTTTGCGTTCTGGAGCTCCTGATGAAGAGCTGCTGCAGATTATTGGAGCAGCTGTGGGACGGAAGAAGAAGCAACACGCAG GCATGTTCAGCATCTCCCAGATGAAGAACAGACCCATGATTCTCATCG CAGACGCGTTTAAGCCAAAGCTACAAAACACACAGAGGGCTTCATCCGAGACCCGTCAGCATGAAAAAGACTCGTTTCTTCATCCAGCTGAAGCTCCTCGTGTGTCACGTTCAGCCAGCAGAAGAGTCCTAAACACAGAGGAGTTCATGTGCCTTCCAGCTTCAGCTCTGGGTTGCTGGTTTGAAACCTCCAGTAGTTCTAGCGTTAAAACACATATCAGCAAAAAAGGGCATTATGAtgtagctccgcctcgccgctcaGAGTTTAGTCGTGGACTAACTTTCAGCCACACTGCAGGTTTGATGACGCGCACAAACGGACGCTCTCTCAGGTACGCAcaaccctctggtcctgatgccaGGACCGCTCTCTCTCCAAGGACCCCGGGAACGTTGGTGTTTTCCACAAAACCGATGAGCCCTAAACCCAACAGCGTTAGGATGTTTCACAATCACAACTCCAGTCAAATCAACAGAGAGTCGAGAAGCAATCAGACTCGGTCCAGTTCTGACACCCAGCTGAGTCACGTCGACTCCCAGGGCCGAGCCACCATGGTGGACATCGGGGGGAAACCTCCCACGTGTCGAACAGCCACAGCCTGCGCCACCGTCATCCTGGGCTCCACTGCTTTCCGCTTGCTTCGGGACATCCAGCTGGCTAAAGGCGACGCTCTGACCGTGGCGCAGCTGGCTGGGATCATGGCGTCAAAGCAGACGTCATCCCTCATCCCACTCTGCCACCCGCTTCCTTTAGACCACGCCTCCATCGCCTTTCAGCTCGACTCACAGCAGAGCGCCGTCATCATCACTGCAACCTGTCGCACCACCGGGAGGACGGGGGTGGAGATGGAGGCCCTGACAGCCGCCTCTGTGGCGGCGCTCACCGTCTACGACATGTGCAAGGCTGTGAGCCATGACATCATCATCACGGATGTGAAGCTCCTCAGCAAGACGGGCGGGAAGAAGGACTTCAACCGACACCCGTCGTTGGAAAACTGA